Part of the Pedobacter roseus genome is shown below.
GTCTTATTGTTGATCATTTTTTGAATATTCCACTGTTTGGCCATAATTTGGTTCGGGAATTGCCCAGTTAGGGGAGCTTTAAAGCGACTAAAGAAAGTTAATCGCCTTTTTTTTTGAGCTGGGCGAGAAGTTTCTTGCCATATCAGGATTATAAAGCGATTTAAGCTGATATATAGTTGGTTCAGCAGAAGAAATAATACACTCAGTTATTGAGCATTATTTTTCTCCGGTTTTAAAATCAATCAGGTAAGGTTTGATCCTTACACCATTCAAATCTCTGAAACCTTCTCCAAGTACAATTTGGTACTGTCTGTTCGGTTTTAACTGAACATCGAATTCGGCAGTGAAGCCGTCAGCAGAAAATCCAGTGAAATTTTTAATAAACATAGCGTTATCTTTACCCAAGGGGCCATAATCAAAGTTTCTGAAACGTTTATCCATGGGTTTCGAAAAAACGATTTTAAATTTATAGTTCAGGGTATCGCCAGTATCTGATAATTTTTCGGGTGTGGTACTAAGCACAAGCGGACGGTTCTTTTCATATTCGTCGTTTAATTGCTTAACCCTTTGATCGAAATAACCTGATTGATCTACATAGGCAGCCAGGGCTTCCATATTATTGTAGTCGAGCTCAATCATTTCAGCAATTGCCCTGGCTTTATCTGTTGCTTTTGCATAATATTTTTCGGCAATGGCATAACCCACATAATAACCGAGATCCCTCAGCCCAAATTGATTTTCAGCATTGCTGTATAGCCAAAAACCATTTCCGGCATTGAACATTTGTAGTGTAAATACCTGCTTAATACTTTCGGTATGTGCTTTTCCATAGGTAAGCGCAGGAAGGGTAGAAGGAATGGCCATCACTTTTTCGGAAACAAATTCGGCAACCCCTTCCATTACACATTGCGCCAATAAATTATCGCCGATGTTTGTTTTTTGCTGGGTATGCACATATTCGTGAA
Proteins encoded:
- a CDS encoding Ig-like domain-containing protein, which translates into the protein MVLIGSEIAMASEHLDNLVFTNVHEYVHTQQKTNIGDNLLAQCVMEGVAEFVSEKVMAIPSTLPALTYGKAHTESIKQVFTLQMFNAGNGFWLYSNAENQFGLRDLGYYVGYAIAEKYYAKATDKARAIAEMIELDYNNMEALAAYVDQSGYFDQRVKQLNDEYEKNRPLVLSTTPEKLSDTGDTLNYKFKIVFSKPMDKRFRNFDYGPLGKDNAMFIKNFTGFSADGFTAEFDVQLKPNRQYQIVLGEGFRDLNGVRIKPYLIDFKTGEK